From one Thermogemmatispora onikobensis genomic stretch:
- a CDS encoding TCP-1/cpn60 chaperonin family protein: MTTLRPRDPRDVTTGYRLAEARRLVTELRRVAQQPSLIRLPRALRLLVRGVDLLARPLALTLGPARTLVLNERTRSECEVLADASTIARRVIALRDRGDNLGAMLLRKMALELHERYGDGVALAAVMVRALVHEACRQLAAGASPPALARGLQRALVAVEAALERQARPLGRCEEVQALVLGVTGDSELSEVLARMFEVLGPCSTIVTEELPWPGLDHEYIRGGKWDGYIPARALLPEGEAGLILRQPWIVLADEELHEVEQVLPMLELVLAEPGRPPLLVVARALRGPALTMLTANHVRGLVTLGLLVLSSGATLVHDDLADMAALTGGTVLSELTGTLCRHLRREHLGHAQQAILTPTGVTLIGGQGRTRDIQQRLAAVRAALRETTRGKQSEWEFLRLRQARLTGGIGILKIGAVSEHELELRKEQAEKALRVLEAAYEGGLVPGGGVALLNCLPALQEARVACAADDERQGVALLEAALQEPFLQIVRNHGGRHPPLVLEEVRRRGADYGFDALRGEVASMWERGILDCCSIVRGALQAAVSLATMLVTTDAVVFHG, translated from the coding sequence ATCCGCGCGACGTCACGACCGGCTATCGGCTGGCGGAGGCGCGGCGCCTGGTTACGGAGCTGCGGCGGGTGGCGCAGCAGCCCTCGCTGATCCGCCTGCCGCGGGCCTTACGCCTCCTGGTACGTGGCGTTGATCTGCTGGCCCGGCCCCTGGCCCTGACCCTAGGGCCGGCGCGCACCCTGGTTCTCAATGAACGGACTCGTAGTGAGTGCGAGGTCCTGGCCGACGCCAGCACCATTGCGCGGCGCGTCATCGCCCTGCGCGACCGCGGCGACAATCTGGGGGCCATGTTGCTGCGCAAGATGGCGCTGGAGCTGCACGAGCGCTATGGCGATGGGGTAGCGCTGGCGGCAGTCATGGTGCGGGCCCTGGTGCACGAGGCCTGTCGCCAGCTAGCGGCGGGGGCCAGTCCGCCGGCCCTGGCGCGTGGCCTGCAGCGGGCCCTTGTGGCGGTCGAGGCCGCTCTGGAGCGTCAGGCGCGTCCCTTGGGGCGCTGTGAGGAGGTGCAGGCCCTGGTTTTGGGGGTGACGGGCGATAGCGAGCTGAGCGAGGTGCTGGCGCGCATGTTCGAGGTGCTGGGGCCGTGCTCGACCATTGTCACCGAGGAGCTGCCCTGGCCGGGTCTTGATCACGAGTATATTCGCGGAGGCAAGTGGGACGGCTACATCCCGGCGCGTGCGCTCCTGCCGGAGGGCGAGGCTGGGCTGATCCTGCGTCAGCCCTGGATTGTCCTCGCCGATGAGGAACTGCACGAAGTTGAGCAGGTGCTGCCCATGCTGGAGCTGGTGCTGGCCGAGCCAGGCCGGCCCCCTCTGCTGGTGGTCGCGCGCGCCTTGCGGGGGCCGGCCCTGACCATGCTGACGGCCAACCACGTGCGTGGCCTGGTGACGCTCGGCCTGCTGGTGCTCTCCAGCGGGGCGACCCTGGTGCACGATGACCTGGCCGATATGGCGGCCTTGACAGGGGGCACAGTGCTTTCGGAGCTGACTGGCACCCTCTGCCGCCATCTGCGACGCGAGCACCTGGGCCACGCCCAGCAGGCGATCCTCACTCCCACGGGGGTGACGCTCATCGGCGGTCAGGGACGGACGCGCGATATTCAGCAGCGCCTGGCGGCGGTGCGGGCCGCGCTACGCGAGACCACGCGCGGGAAACAGAGCGAGTGGGAGTTTCTGCGCCTGCGTCAGGCGCGTCTGACGGGCGGGATTGGCATTCTCAAGATCGGAGCTGTCAGCGAGCATGAGCTGGAGCTGAGAAAAGAGCAGGCAGAAAAGGCGCTGCGCGTGCTGGAGGCGGCCTACGAGGGCGGCCTGGTGCCCGGTGGCGGCGTGGCCCTCCTCAACTGTCTGCCGGCGCTGCAGGAGGCGCGGGTGGCCTGTGCCGCCGATGACGAGCGTCAGGGGGTAGCGCTGTTGGAGGCTGCGCTGCAGGAGCCATTTCTGCAGATTGTGCGCAATCATGGAGGCAGGCATCCACCGCTGGTGCTGGAAGAGGTGCGTCGCCGGGGGGCCGACTATGGTTTTGATGCCCTGCGTGGTGAGGTGGCCTCGATGTGGGAGCGCGGCATCCTGGACTGCTGCAGCATTGTGCGTGGGGCCTTACAGGCAGCGGTCAGTCTGGCAACAATGCTGGTCACCACCGATGCGGTGGTCTTTCATGGATGA